A single region of the Pararhodospirillum photometricum DSM 122 genome encodes:
- a CDS encoding class I SAM-dependent methyltransferase has protein sequence MSALDQTDQFWSNIQETQIEGYWNWDLLAQVVHKKTQGKGIFRYISEKYFDGKGANNALSIGCGSGDFDRKAYEDRAFKKLTGVDISTYGIKAATERAEKESLPFSYHRIDLNSDFIAIEEKYDLIFAKATLHHIKNVEELLINFLKSMTDDAIFIMYDYFGPVRMQWDHRVIDIANSLMRRIPLSLREKLPEVQRTGIYEFLRCDPSEGVSGGNVLEIAKSIFEVVEEINMGSTLGHPMFAYNERHVTYSVPEYLTPCENPSLQVFFILSSARASRGSPTLLRVSTSMVVMRWRTFSSVSAMQSRIQERILYNPRRSSGVMPVSISSKVMVRATNEATLLMSSRASHGCGVLLIPFPPRRVRTMRRQGASCWRACLCQGRLKEQGG, from the coding sequence ATGAGCGCACTGGACCAGACTGATCAATTTTGGTCAAATATTCAGGAAACCCAGATAGAGGGATACTGGAACTGGGATCTTTTAGCGCAGGTTGTTCATAAAAAAACTCAAGGGAAAGGAATATTTAGATATATTTCTGAAAAATATTTTGATGGAAAGGGGGCTAACAATGCGTTGTCAATCGGATGTGGTTCCGGAGATTTCGATCGGAAGGCTTATGAAGATAGAGCGTTTAAAAAACTCACGGGTGTAGACATTTCAACTTATGGAATTAAGGCGGCAACAGAAAGGGCAGAAAAGGAGAGTCTTCCATTTTCTTATCATAGAATTGACTTGAATTCAGATTTTATTGCTATTGAAGAGAAATATGATCTTATTTTTGCTAAAGCAACTCTCCATCATATCAAGAATGTTGAGGAGCTTCTTATAAATTTTCTCAAGTCAATGACGGATGATGCCATCTTTATCATGTATGACTATTTTGGTCCGGTCAGAATGCAGTGGGATCATCGTGTCATTGATATCGCAAATTCTCTCATGAGGCGAATTCCCCTGTCATTAAGAGAGAAGCTTCCCGAAGTTCAAAGAACGGGGATTTATGAATTTTTGCGGTGCGATCCATCGGAAGGTGTCTCTGGTGGTAATGTTCTGGAGATTGCTAAATCTATTTTTGAAGTTGTCGAAGAAATAAATATGGGTTCTACGCTCGGTCATCCGATGTTTGCTTATAACGAGAGGCATGTCACCTACTCCGTACCGGAGTATTTGACGCCATGCGAAAACCCATCCCTCCAGGTCTTTTTCATCCTCTCATCCGCAAGAGCTTCAAGGGGAAGTCCAACCCTTTTAAGGGTATCAACCTCCATGGTCGTCATGCGATGGCGGACGTTCTCTTCAGTGTCCGCGATGCAATCCCGCATCCAAGAGAGAATTTTATACAATCCCCGCCGGTCTTCCGGAGTCATGCCCGTTTCGATCTCGTCAAAGGTCATGGTGAGGGCGACGAACGAGGCAACGCTTTTGATGTCGTCGAGGGCTTCACACGGATGCGGGGTATTGCTCATTCCATTTCCTCCAAGGCGAGTTCGGACCATGCGGCGGCAAGGCGCTTCATGCTGGCGGGCGTGTCTGTGCCAAGGGCGGTTAAAAGAGCAAGGCGGATGA
- a CDS encoding AAA family ATPase codes for MTDILDKTKLDIGRVRDDVNRIIQVRGLKQAAVARESGVSGAALSRFLADRYDGDNEAIAAKLVGWSEALAHRDSLSPLLQKHEFINTSAALKIGTGLNHAQITADLVAVVGAPGVGKTATLEQFRLSSPNVWLATMSPDTSSKVPMLEELGYAMGLNVTGGAASMRRQIAARIRNTGGLIIIDEAQHLDAKAIETLRIIHDTTKIGMILCGNPKLMTTISQLPQVYSRLGRRVTLGKPSRPDVSALASGFGITGREEADLLYSLSQYPGGLRCVVKVIRLALLTALGTDTPASMKRLAAAWSELALEEME; via the coding sequence ATGACAGACATTCTTGATAAAACCAAGCTCGACATCGGCCGGGTTCGGGATGATGTCAATCGGATCATCCAGGTTCGCGGCCTGAAACAAGCGGCTGTGGCGCGGGAATCGGGTGTCAGTGGCGCGGCCTTGTCGCGCTTCCTCGCCGATCGCTACGACGGCGACAACGAAGCCATAGCCGCCAAGCTGGTGGGCTGGTCGGAAGCCCTGGCCCATCGCGATAGCCTATCCCCCTTGCTCCAGAAGCACGAGTTCATCAACACCAGTGCCGCCCTCAAGATTGGCACGGGCCTCAATCACGCCCAGATCACGGCCGACCTCGTCGCGGTTGTCGGTGCCCCGGGCGTGGGCAAGACGGCCACTCTCGAACAGTTCCGCCTGAGTAGCCCCAACGTCTGGTTAGCAACCATGTCTCCCGACACGTCAAGCAAGGTGCCGATGTTGGAAGAACTGGGGTACGCGATGGGCCTGAATGTCACAGGGGGGGCCGCGTCGATGCGGCGCCAGATTGCCGCCCGGATCAGAAATACGGGGGGACTCATTATTATAGATGAGGCCCAGCACTTGGACGCCAAGGCCATAGAGACACTGCGGATCATTCACGACACAACCAAAATCGGCATGATCCTATGCGGCAACCCCAAATTGATGACGACGATTTCCCAGTTGCCCCAGGTCTATAGCCGCTTGGGTCGCAGGGTCACTCTTGGCAAGCCCTCCCGCCCCGATGTTTCGGCCCTGGCTAGCGGGTTCGGCATCACCGGCCGCGAGGAAGCGGATCTCCTTTATAGCCTTTCGCAATATCCGGGTGGTTTGCGTTGCGTGGTCAAGGTCATCCGCCTTGCTCTTTTAACCGCCCTTGGCACAGACACGCCCGCCAGCATGAAGCGCCTTGCCGCCGCATGGTCCGAACTCGCCTTGGAGGAAATGGAATGA
- a CDS encoding class I SAM-dependent methyltransferase: MKMGDFFRHPLAFHHIREQLGAQDWGVFVKNFCLEGSPVPLALSLMCGDGFHDVLMHQAGVFDHAIGIDDRPDLLATAQTRDALPVDYHCSSPLDAIMGTLEPGSVQLVYNFLSLGAIQDLDAVVRAASRLLDQDRGVFVYVGYCGSRYGDMDFKTHAIAKRIAKTMPLLSGEQGEGVVEGCVERIESFFDFENKTSEIIESTISHFFDSITVIDLGGTITPSLLVFALENYNFSDEKFISIALLLQVMELHLIKYKVIPSNMKVIIGKKPKGSLS; encoded by the coding sequence ATGAAAATGGGTGATTTTTTTAGGCATCCCCTCGCTTTTCATCACATCCGTGAACAGCTCGGAGCGCAGGACTGGGGGGTGTTTGTCAAAAATTTCTGCCTTGAAGGTTCACCAGTTCCTTTAGCTCTCTCCTTGATGTGTGGCGACGGCTTTCATGACGTCCTGATGCACCAGGCTGGCGTCTTTGATCATGCAATCGGCATCGATGACAGACCAGATCTCCTTGCCACGGCGCAGACACGGGACGCTCTCCCGGTGGACTACCACTGTTCGTCTCCCCTGGACGCCATCATGGGAACCTTGGAACCGGGGAGCGTTCAGCTCGTTTACAATTTTCTCTCCCTGGGGGCGATCCAGGATCTGGATGCTGTCGTGCGAGCCGCCTCTCGACTGCTCGATCAAGACCGGGGCGTTTTTGTTTATGTGGGGTACTGCGGGTCTCGCTACGGCGATATGGACTTCAAGACTCACGCGATCGCCAAAAGAATCGCAAAAACCATGCCCCTCTTGTCAGGCGAACAGGGGGAGGGTGTGGTTGAAGGTTGTGTGGAAAGAATAGAAAGTTTTTTTGATTTTGAAAACAAAACAAGCGAAATCATAGAAAGTACAATATCTCATTTCTTTGATAGTATAACAGTAATAGATCTTGGTGGAACAATAACTCCTTCTCTTCTTGTTTTTGCTCTTGAAAATTATAATTTTTCTGATGAAAAATTTATTTCTATAGCCCTTCTTTTGCAGGTTATGGAGCTTCATCTTATTAAATATAAAGTTATTCCATCGAACATGAAGGTCATCATAGGGAAAAAGCCGAAAGGGAGTTTGTCATGA